The Kribbella sp. NBC_00662 nucleotide sequence GTCTGACACAGGCTTGTCCTGCCCGGTCATCGGGCGCAGGTCCGGCTGCCAGTACGGGTTCGGGATGAAGCGCATGTCGGCGACCACGTCGGCATCCACCGGGATGCCGTACTTGAACCCGAACGACACCACCGTCGCCCGGAGCTCGGCGTTCTCCTCGTCGCCGAACGCGTTCACGATCTTCGCGGCGAGCTGGTGGATGTTCAGGCTCGAGGTGTCGATGACCAGATCCGCGCCGGCCCGGATGTCGCCGAGCAGCTCGCGCTCGCGCTGGATGCCGTCCAGCAGCCGGCCCTCGCCCTGCAGCGGGTGCGGCCGGCGGACACTCTCCTGCCGGCGCACGATCACGTCGTCGGAAGCCTCCAGGAACAGCGTCAGCGGGCGGTACCCCTTCAGCCGCAGGTCGTGGATGGCCGAGCTCAGCTCCTCGAAGAACAGACCCGTCCGGACGTCGACCACTACCGCGAGCCGCGGCGCCGCGCCGGTGCCGATCACCTGCTCGACGAGCGTGGTGAGGAACATCGGCGGCAGGTTGTCCACGACGAACCAGCCGA carries:
- the rapZ gene encoding RNase adapter RapZ translates to MDDTGGNLIIVSGMSGAGRSSVADVLEDLGWFVVDNLPPMFLTTLVEQVIGTGAAPRLAVVVDVRTGLFFEELSSAIHDLRLKGYRPLTLFLEASDDVIVRRQESVRRPHPLQGEGRLLDGIQRERELLGDIRAGADLVIDTSSLNIHQLAAKIVNAFGDEENAELRATVVSFGFKYGIPVDADVVADMRFIPNPYWQPDLRPMTGQDKPVSDFVLGHPLAQQFLQNYVDVLDTLRSGYLNEGKRFVTVAIGCTGGKHRSVAMAEEIARRLREKGSPTLVVHRDLGRE